One Papaver somniferum cultivar HN1 unplaced genomic scaffold, ASM357369v1 unplaced-scaffold_76, whole genome shotgun sequence genomic window carries:
- the LOC113344353 gene encoding uncharacterized protein LOC113344353 gives MVLRKTESASWVDGNLVHSVVKLIKKMLDFVTDYGVDPCVAGELYMVTSPKNFVFIVNIISKIFPCLLWKFRGFPCMDEVSALHTIRTQWRKYCSDYYSVENYKATYAPTFKTLDDKSEWVQIPLYVFMVS, from the exons ATGGTACTTAGGAAGACTGAATCTGCATCATGGGTAGATGGAAATTTGGTTCATAGTGTTGTTAAATTGATTAAGAAAATGTTGGATTTTGTGACTGACTATGGTGTTGACCCTTGTGTGGCTGGCGAGTTATATATGGTGACTAGCCCAAAGAATTTTGTGTTCATAGTGAACATCATTTCCAAGATTTTCCCTTGTTTGCTGTGGAAGTTTAGGGGGTTCCCCTGTATGGATGAAGTGAGTGCATTGCATACCATAAGGACACAATGGAGAAA GTACTGCAGTGATTATTATTCAGTGGAGAACTATAAGGCCACATATGCACCAACTTTTAAAACACTAGATGATAAAAGTGAATGGGTCCAG ATTCCCTTATACGTATTTATGGTTTCATAA